From a region of the Hemibagrus wyckioides isolate EC202008001 linkage group LG06, SWU_Hwy_1.0, whole genome shotgun sequence genome:
- the tsc22d1 gene encoding TSC22 domain family protein 1 isoform X2, translating to MCMCLSTVDYSGLNFIIEGLLIDGSMRETDLQVQGRDRMAVKLLFWELEKHLKSSSGASVVAIDNKIEQAMDLVKSHLMYAVREEVEVLKEQIKELLERNSQLEQENNLLKNLASPEQLAQFQAQVQSGSPPSSTQGAQQSAMPVQQLPTQNSGPSV from the exons atgtgtatgtgtttgagcaCTGTGGATTATAGTGGATTGAATTTTATTATTGAAGGATTGCTGATTGACGGATCAATGAGAGAAACAGATCTCCAAGTGCAGGGCCGGGACCGAATGGCTGTAAAGCTTTTGTTCTGGGAGTTGGAAAAGCATCTGAAGAG TTCTTCGGGTGCCAGTGTTGTGGCCATAGACAACAAAATCGAGCAAGCAATG GATCTGGTGAAGAGCCACTTGATGTATGCCGTTCGAGAGGAAGTGGAGGTGCTGAAAGAGCAGATCAAAGAACTGTTAGAAAGAAACTCTCAGCTGGAACAGGAAAACAACCTGCTGAAGAATTTAGCCAGCCCAGAGCAGCTGGCTCAGTTTCAGGCCCAAGTTCAGAGTGGCTCGCCACCATCTTCCACGCAGGGAGCACAGCAATCAGCGATGCCGGTGCAGCAGCTCCCTACACAGAACTCTGGACCCTCAGTGTAA
- the tsc22d1 gene encoding TSC22 domain family protein 1 isoform X3, whose product MNSQCYSVAMDLGVCQLRNFSISFLSSLLGTETSSVRLDNSSSGASVVAIDNKIEQAMDLVKSHLMYAVREEVEVLKEQIKELLERNSQLEQENNLLKNLASPEQLAQFQAQVQSGSPPSSTQGAQQSAMPVQQLPTQNSGPSV is encoded by the exons ATGAATTCTCAGTGCTATTCGGTGGCGATGGATCTTGGTGTATGCCAGCTAAGAAATTTTTCAATATCTTTTCTGTCATCACTGCTGGGAACCGAAACTTCGTCCGTGAGGCTCGACAAtag TTCTTCGGGTGCCAGTGTTGTGGCCATAGACAACAAAATCGAGCAAGCAATG GATCTGGTGAAGAGCCACTTGATGTATGCCGTTCGAGAGGAAGTGGAGGTGCTGAAAGAGCAGATCAAAGAACTGTTAGAAAGAAACTCTCAGCTGGAACAGGAAAACAACCTGCTGAAGAATTTAGCCAGCCCAGAGCAGCTGGCTCAGTTTCAGGCCCAAGTTCAGAGTGGCTCGCCACCATCTTCCACGCAGGGAGCACAGCAATCAGCGATGCCGGTGCAGCAGCTCCCTACACAGAACTCTGGACCCTCAGTGTAA
- the serp2 gene encoding stress-associated endoplasmic reticulum protein 2, whose protein sequence is MVAKQRIRMANEKHSKNITQRGNVAKTLRPQEEKYPVGPWLLALFVFVVCGSAIFQIIQSIRMGI, encoded by the exons ATGGTCGCCAAACAGAGGATCCGAATGGCCAACGAGAAACACAGCAAAAACATCACGCAGAGGGGCAACGTGGCGAAGACCCTG CGACCACAAGAAGAGAAATATCCAGTGGGACCATGGCTTTTGGCACTCTTTGTATTCGTTGTTTGTGGATCAG CCATCTTTCAAATCATTCAGAGCATCCGAATGGGAATATGA